From the genome of Bradyrhizobium elkanii USDA 76, one region includes:
- a CDS encoding ABC transporter ATP-binding protein produces MAETLLEVDGIETCYGLSQVLFGLSLKIKSGEMVALMGRNGMGKTTTIRSIMGLTPARSGAIRFAGEAVRGLPSYKIAKLGIGLVPEGRQIFPNLTVRENLVAASGNRLGASDPWTIDKIHALFPRLAERTGNMGVTLSGGEQQMLAIGRALMTNPKLLILDEATEGLAPLIRDEIWSCLSMLKGRGQSVLVIDKNVGNLARIADRHYIIERGKTVWSGTSEQLIAEPDLQHKYLGI; encoded by the coding sequence ATGGCTGAGACACTGCTTGAAGTGGATGGCATCGAGACTTGCTATGGCTTGAGCCAGGTGCTGTTCGGCCTGTCGCTCAAGATCAAGTCGGGCGAGATGGTCGCGCTGATGGGCCGCAACGGCATGGGCAAGACCACGACGATCCGCTCGATCATGGGCCTGACGCCGGCGCGATCGGGTGCCATCCGCTTCGCCGGCGAGGCGGTGCGCGGCCTGCCGTCCTACAAGATCGCAAAGCTCGGGATCGGCCTGGTGCCGGAAGGCCGCCAGATCTTCCCCAACCTCACGGTGCGCGAAAATCTCGTCGCCGCGTCAGGCAATCGCCTCGGTGCCTCCGATCCGTGGACCATCGACAAGATCCACGCGCTGTTTCCGCGGCTCGCCGAACGCACGGGCAATATGGGCGTCACGCTGTCGGGCGGCGAGCAGCAGATGCTCGCGATCGGCCGCGCGCTGATGACCAACCCGAAGCTGCTGATCCTCGACGAGGCGACCGAAGGCCTTGCGCCTCTGATCCGCGACGAGATCTGGAGCTGCCTGTCGATGCTGAAGGGACGCGGGCAGTCGGTGCTGGTGATCGACAAGAATGTCGGCAACCTCGCCCGCATCGCCGATCGCCACTACATCATCGAGCGCGGCAAGACGGTGTGGAGCGGGACGAGCGAGCAGCTGATCGCCGAGCCGGATCTGCAGCACAAGTATCTGGGGATTTGA
- a CDS encoding ABC transporter ATP-binding protein — protein sequence MPDPLLRVDNLVRRFGGITATDNLSMEVVPGELHAIIGPNGAGKTTLISQLTGQVMPNSGTIRFAGRDVTNLPSYKRSRLGLARSFQITSLLKDFSAIDNVALAAQAHDGHSFRFWGNARKERHLRESARAALERVGLGARADIVVSQLSHGEQRELELAVALATRPQLLLLDEPMAGLGVTESARMVALLKELRKEVTIVLVEHDMEAVFALADRITVLVYGRVIACDVPDAIRKHDEVKRAYLGEQHAVTRHG from the coding sequence TTGCCTGATCCCTTGCTCCGCGTCGACAATCTGGTCCGTCGCTTCGGCGGCATCACCGCGACCGACAACCTCTCGATGGAGGTGGTGCCCGGTGAACTGCACGCGATCATCGGCCCCAACGGCGCCGGCAAGACCACGCTGATCAGCCAGCTCACCGGGCAGGTGATGCCGAACTCCGGCACCATCCGCTTTGCCGGCCGCGACGTCACGAACCTGCCGTCCTACAAGCGCAGCCGGCTCGGGCTGGCGCGCTCGTTCCAGATCACCTCGCTGCTGAAGGATTTTTCCGCGATCGACAATGTCGCGCTGGCGGCGCAGGCGCATGACGGCCACTCGTTCCGCTTCTGGGGCAATGCGCGCAAGGAACGGCATCTGCGCGAGTCCGCGCGTGCGGCGCTGGAGCGCGTCGGCCTCGGCGCGCGCGCCGATATCGTGGTCTCGCAATTGAGCCACGGCGAGCAGCGCGAACTCGAACTCGCGGTCGCGCTTGCCACCAGGCCGCAACTGTTGCTGCTGGACGAGCCGATGGCCGGGCTCGGCGTCACCGAATCGGCGCGGATGGTCGCGCTGCTGAAGGAGCTGCGCAAGGAAGTCACCATCGTGCTGGTCGAGCACGACATGGAGGCGGTGTTCGCGCTGGCCGACCGCATCACGGTGCTGGTCTATGGCCGCGTCATCGCCTGCGACGTGCCGGACGCGATCCGCAAGCACGACGAGGTCAAGCGCGCCTATCTCGGCGAACAGCATGCGGTGACGCGCCATGGCTGA